A window of the Streptomyces griseochromogenes genome harbors these coding sequences:
- a CDS encoding LacI family DNA-binding transcriptional regulator — protein MSSAQRLPTMADVAERAGVSPSTVSRTLRGLPTVSPEVRARVEKAARELNFAVSRQAASLVTGKTGVVAVLVPTLNSWFMGSALSSLGPLLRAAGMELTVYVISDMSERTAFFEHLPARRNADALAVFGFDLTDEETVRLDDLGMPVIYVSQHAEGRPSVYVDDVDGACKATRHLLNLGHRRIAFAPTVGASGFCFSSRERLLGYRQALTEAGIPIDDDLVVTMSLEDRRGITQGVGKLLSLREPPTAIFAEMDELAIAIIHSLRKARIQVPERISVIGFDDHQVAEWTDLSTVAQSPSDMGRLAGELALQLIQDSDTGHTRHIVLPTHLIPRGTTAPPPVPRREGDSEDERA, from the coding sequence ATGTCATCCGCTCAACGGCTTCCCACGATGGCCGACGTCGCCGAACGGGCAGGGGTGTCCCCGTCCACCGTCTCGCGCACCCTGCGCGGCCTGCCGACCGTCTCACCGGAGGTCCGCGCCCGGGTCGAGAAAGCCGCCCGCGAGCTGAACTTCGCGGTCTCGCGGCAGGCCGCGAGCCTGGTCACGGGCAAGACCGGGGTCGTGGCGGTGCTCGTGCCCACGCTCAACTCGTGGTTCATGGGATCGGCACTGTCCAGCCTGGGCCCGCTGCTGCGCGCAGCCGGCATGGAGCTGACCGTCTACGTGATATCCGACATGAGCGAGCGCACCGCGTTCTTCGAGCACCTCCCGGCCCGGCGGAACGCCGACGCACTGGCGGTGTTCGGATTCGACCTCACCGACGAGGAGACCGTACGGCTGGACGACCTCGGGATGCCGGTCATCTATGTCAGCCAGCACGCGGAGGGCCGTCCGAGCGTGTACGTCGACGACGTGGACGGAGCCTGCAAGGCCACCCGGCACCTGCTCAACCTCGGGCACCGCCGGATCGCCTTCGCGCCGACCGTGGGCGCCAGCGGCTTCTGCTTCAGCTCGCGCGAGCGTCTGCTCGGCTACCGGCAGGCGCTCACCGAGGCGGGCATCCCGATCGACGACGACCTGGTGGTCACCATGTCGTTGGAGGACAGGCGGGGCATCACGCAAGGGGTCGGGAAACTGCTGAGCCTGCGGGAGCCGCCCACCGCGATCTTCGCCGAGATGGACGAGCTGGCCATCGCGATCATCCACTCCCTGCGCAAGGCGCGGATCCAGGTGCCCGAGCGGATCTCCGTCATCGGTTTCGACGATCATCAGGTGGCCGAGTGGACGGATCTGTCCACGGTCGCCCAGTCGCCCTCGGACATGGGCCGCCTGGCAGGCGAACTGGCGCTGCAGCTCATCCAGGACTCCGACACGGGCCACACGCGCCACATCGTCCTGCCCACGCACTTGATCCCACGGGGCACAACGGCCCCGCCGCCCGTTCCCCGGCGCGAGGGCGACTCCGAGGACGAGCGCGCCTGA
- a CDS encoding phosphotransferase family protein translates to MNLSHLGAPIGPMIRVHGGFANRMYRLDTDQGSFAVKELNLVDRRWTYRVEDVFRFERAAFAAGIPMPEPISASHYTLVHRWVEGEKVPEAPVSAAYAFEIGEILARIHALDVAWTHVSIEDPTSRDWPELAARAAATGQPWADELASHVETFLSLAHFVDTCERPGPVVLTHRDIHPWNLLAREGRPVVLDWELSGMLDLSSELGSTALSLAKGPGFDDIKPAIFRSVLDGYVAGGGALPRSGASWFVFMIGGWLGHTRWNILRCLAGVEASTGPDLALSHESVRNGVRGLPDLFGRLPELEALLV, encoded by the coding sequence GTGAACCTTTCGCATCTCGGCGCGCCGATCGGGCCGATGATCCGCGTCCACGGCGGGTTCGCCAACCGGATGTACCGGCTCGACACCGACCAGGGGTCGTTCGCGGTGAAGGAGTTGAACCTCGTCGACCGCCGCTGGACCTATCGCGTCGAGGACGTGTTCAGGTTTGAGCGGGCGGCCTTCGCTGCCGGCATTCCGATGCCGGAGCCGATCTCGGCCAGCCACTACACGCTCGTTCACCGATGGGTCGAGGGCGAGAAGGTGCCCGAAGCGCCGGTGTCGGCGGCGTACGCGTTTGAGATCGGTGAGATCCTCGCGCGCATCCACGCGCTCGACGTCGCGTGGACCCATGTGTCGATCGAGGACCCGACGTCACGGGACTGGCCCGAGCTCGCCGCGCGTGCGGCGGCGACCGGACAGCCGTGGGCCGACGAGCTCGCCTCTCACGTCGAGACATTCCTCTCGCTTGCCCACTTCGTCGACACCTGCGAACGGCCAGGCCCCGTCGTGCTGACCCACAGGGACATCCATCCGTGGAACCTGCTCGCTCGAGAGGGTCGGCCGGTGGTGCTCGACTGGGAGCTCTCGGGGATGCTCGACCTGTCCAGTGAGCTCGGCTCGACCGCGCTCAGCCTCGCGAAGGGACCTGGCTTCGACGACATCAAGCCCGCCATCTTCCGCTCGGTTCTCGACGGCTATGTCGCGGGGGGCGGAGCGCTGCCGCGGTCAGGTGCAAGCTGGTTTGTGTTCATGATCGGCGGCTGGCTGGGGCACACGAGGTGGAACATCCTCCGGTGCCTCGCCGGTGTCGAGGCGAGCACAGGCCCTGACCTCGCGCTGTCGCACGAGTCCGTGCGCAACGGAGTGCGCGGCCTCCCCGACCTGTTCGGCCGACTTCCGGAGCTCGAGGCGCTGCTCGTGTGA
- a CDS encoding IS630 family transposase, giving the protein MIWHGRPGPKLAVLALSDHERHVLQGWVRATSTPQGQAPRSRIVLACAEIGLDGLPRSASAVARELGITTETVSKWRSRFLRHRLDGLGDAPRPGRARTVSDEQVDAVLKATLESKPKNATHWYTRSMAAKPGLSQSTVSRIWRAFGLQPHRAEAFKRSTDPFFIDKVHDVVGLYLDPPERALVLCVDEKSQIQALDRSQPVLPMMPGVPERVSHGYLRAGTTTLFAALDAATGKVIGSLHRRHRAAEFRKFLSKLDRELPIGLDVHLICDNYATHKTETIRRWLLAHPRFHLHFTPTGSSWLNLVERWFAELTNKKLRRGVHRSVQSVERDIRTWIATWNDDPRPYVWTKTADQVLESLAAYCRRITDSGH; this is encoded by the coding sequence TTGATTTGGCATGGGCGTCCGGGGCCGAAGCTGGCCGTGCTGGCGTTGTCGGATCACGAGCGGCACGTGCTGCAGGGGTGGGTGCGGGCGACGTCGACGCCACAGGGCCAGGCTCCGAGATCGCGGATCGTGCTGGCCTGCGCGGAGATCGGTCTTGATGGGCTGCCGCGTTCTGCCAGCGCGGTCGCGCGGGAACTGGGGATCACGACGGAGACGGTCTCCAAGTGGCGGTCCCGGTTTCTGCGGCACCGGCTCGACGGTCTGGGCGACGCGCCCAGGCCCGGGCGGGCCCGCACGGTCAGCGACGAACAGGTCGACGCAGTCCTCAAAGCCACGCTGGAGTCGAAGCCGAAGAACGCCACGCACTGGTACACGCGGTCGATGGCGGCGAAGCCGGGTCTGTCACAGTCGACGGTCTCGCGGATCTGGCGGGCCTTCGGCCTTCAGCCCCACCGGGCGGAGGCGTTCAAGCGGTCCACCGACCCGTTCTTCATCGACAAGGTCCATGACGTGGTCGGGCTCTACCTCGATCCGCCGGAGCGGGCCCTGGTTCTGTGCGTGGACGAGAAGTCGCAGATCCAGGCCCTGGACCGGTCCCAGCCCGTCCTGCCGATGATGCCTGGGGTGCCCGAGCGGGTCAGCCACGGCTACCTGCGGGCCGGCACCACCACCCTCTTCGCCGCACTCGACGCGGCAACGGGCAAAGTGATCGGTTCGCTCCACCGCCGGCATCGCGCTGCGGAGTTCAGGAAATTCCTGTCCAAGCTCGACCGCGAGCTCCCCATCGGCCTGGACGTCCACCTCATCTGCGACAACTACGCGACCCACAAGACCGAGACGATCAGGCGTTGGCTGCTGGCACACCCCCGCTTCCACCTGCACTTCACCCCAACCGGATCGTCCTGGCTCAACCTGGTCGAGCGGTGGTTCGCCGAGCTGACCAACAAGAAACTCCGCCGCGGCGTCCACCGCTCCGTCCAGTCCGTCGAGCGCGACATACGCACCTGGATCGCCACCTGGAACGACGACCCCCGCCCCTACGTGTGGACGAAGACCGCCGACCAGGTCCTTGAATCCCTCGCCGCATACTGCCGACGGATCACTGACTCAGGACACTAG
- a CDS encoding ABC transporter substrate-binding protein produces the protein MKIRTTRALQCSTALAAAGLLVTACGSSGDGGAGASAGSTSFQGRGPITYVAGKDTSGVVPKVIDRWNRLHPKEKVTFIQLPTDADSQRQQMIQNAETKSDAYTVLSLDVVWTSEFAAHQWIDRLPEKQFPLRTMLKPVVETAKYRGNLYAAPASSDGGLLYYRTDLLKKAGVTRPPATWSEMTADCAKVKKLPEAKGMSCYAGQFQKYEGLTVNFAEAVNSAGGVVTDANGRPHVDTPEAKKGLDFLAGSVKDGTIPKEAVTYQEEDGRQAFQSGKLIFLRNWPYVYALAEKSKAAGKFAVAPLPGLNGPGSSSLGGHNLALSSFAKNKATALDFMKFFSSEDSAGTFLRDASLAPPYTDLYDNASLVKQYPYLPVLKQSILRAVPRPRVVQYGDVTSAIQQETYAALTGSKSSTQALKDLQNDLQHATAQ, from the coding sequence GTGAAGATCAGGACCACCAGAGCCCTCCAGTGTTCGACAGCACTCGCGGCCGCCGGACTCCTCGTCACCGCCTGCGGGTCGTCCGGGGACGGCGGAGCCGGGGCGTCGGCCGGAAGCACGTCGTTCCAGGGCCGTGGCCCCATCACGTACGTGGCGGGCAAGGACACGTCCGGCGTCGTCCCGAAGGTCATCGACCGGTGGAACAGGCTGCATCCGAAGGAGAAGGTCACCTTCATCCAGCTGCCGACGGATGCGGACTCGCAGCGCCAGCAGATGATCCAGAACGCGGAGACGAAGTCCGACGCCTACACGGTGCTCTCCCTCGACGTCGTGTGGACGTCGGAGTTCGCCGCCCACCAGTGGATCGACCGCCTGCCCGAGAAGCAGTTCCCGCTGCGGACCATGCTGAAGCCGGTGGTGGAGACGGCGAAGTACCGCGGCAACCTGTACGCGGCTCCGGCCAGTTCGGACGGCGGACTGCTGTACTACCGCACCGACCTGTTGAAGAAGGCCGGCGTGACCAGGCCCCCGGCCACCTGGTCGGAGATGACCGCCGACTGCGCCAAGGTGAAGAAGCTGCCCGAGGCCAAGGGCATGTCCTGCTACGCCGGACAGTTCCAGAAGTACGAAGGCCTGACGGTGAACTTCGCCGAGGCCGTGAACTCGGCGGGCGGTGTCGTCACCGACGCGAACGGCAGGCCGCACGTCGACACCCCCGAGGCGAAGAAGGGCCTGGACTTCCTCGCCGGCTCCGTCAAGGACGGGACGATCCCCAAGGAAGCCGTCACCTACCAGGAGGAGGACGGCCGTCAGGCGTTCCAGTCCGGGAAGCTGATCTTCCTCCGCAACTGGCCGTACGTGTACGCCCTGGCCGAGAAATCCAAGGCGGCGGGCAAGTTCGCGGTCGCCCCTCTCCCCGGCCTGAACGGACCCGGCTCCTCCAGCCTGGGCGGCCACAACCTGGCCCTGTCGTCCTTCGCCAAGAACAAGGCCACGGCACTGGACTTCATGAAGTTCTTCAGCAGCGAGGACAGCGCGGGCACGTTCCTCAGGGACGCCTCCCTCGCTCCGCCGTACACGGACCTGTACGACAACGCCTCGCTGGTCAAGCAGTATCCGTATCTGCCCGTCCTCAAGCAGTCCATCCTGCGGGCCGTGCCGCGCCCGCGGGTGGTGCAGTACGGCGACGTGACATCGGCGATCCAGCAGGAGACCTACGCCGCGCTGACCGGCAGCAAGAGCAGCACGCAGGCGCTCAAGGACCTGCAGAACGACCTGCAGCACGCAACGGCGCAGTGA
- a CDS encoding ATP/GTP-binding protein, whose amino-acid sequence MLIAVFGISLVQPVGDALQGKACLVGALLAVVGYVLYAEAQRFNGASTAQRENEETLGLMVQRLDRQVQHLSEMMLHPRAGQVVKPIALEHEIKEALEAGDEVRLATMGFTGATLAVPLMRILQELSENPRRSVSLRVLVPDLSKRIEVPGQVDANGKVSDAPRFREYLRRQIGDYERSLESQVQRMTAGQRGTLMVEFRVFHMSPFLKLYFINNEVLYEGIYDKLHLRPNPSPTATPAASAPETAGSRLLDIVGWDSLLTRWSRDDSDHARKIIRRRSELFETLWSAAAPLSPGHRPDGD is encoded by the coding sequence TTGTTGATAGCCGTCTTTGGCATCAGCCTCGTACAGCCCGTCGGTGATGCCCTGCAGGGCAAAGCCTGCCTGGTCGGGGCGCTGCTCGCCGTTGTGGGCTACGTGCTGTACGCCGAGGCGCAGCGGTTCAACGGGGCGAGCACAGCCCAGCGGGAGAACGAGGAGACCCTGGGACTCATGGTGCAGCGGCTGGACCGGCAGGTGCAGCACCTGAGCGAGATGATGCTGCACCCGCGGGCGGGACAGGTGGTCAAGCCGATCGCGCTGGAGCATGAAATCAAGGAGGCGCTCGAGGCTGGGGACGAAGTCCGGCTGGCGACGATGGGGTTCACCGGCGCGACGCTCGCCGTCCCGCTGATGAGGATCCTCCAGGAACTGAGCGAAAATCCGCGGCGCTCTGTGAGCTTGCGCGTGCTGGTACCGGACCTCTCCAAGAGGATCGAGGTGCCCGGTCAGGTGGACGCGAACGGCAAGGTCTCCGACGCTCCACGCTTCCGCGAATACCTGAGACGCCAGATCGGCGACTACGAGCGCAGTCTGGAGTCTCAGGTGCAGCGGATGACTGCCGGTCAGAGAGGAACTCTGATGGTGGAGTTCCGCGTGTTCCACATGTCGCCGTTCCTGAAGCTCTACTTCATCAACAACGAAGTGTTGTACGAGGGCATCTACGACAAGCTCCATCTGCGCCCCAACCCGTCACCCACAGCAACCCCTGCCGCCTCTGCCCCCGAGACCGCCGGCAGCCGCCTCTTGGACATCGTGGGTTGGGATTCCCTGCTTACTCGCTGGTCCAGGGACGACAGCGACCACGCCCGCAAGATCATCCGCCGCCGTAGCGAACTCTTCGAGACGCTTTGGAGCGCGGCTGCCCCACTGTCACCGGGCCACCGCCCCGACGGCGATTGA
- a CDS encoding carbohydrate ABC transporter permease, which translates to MADIKIPPGTAADAPGPTALRPGRHSPPVGLRRQRARATAGSGRMAALLVSPTLLVLSIVVLYPTVMALKESLYGTKGLDPKTGFIRTTEPFVGLRNYGDIFGTGGDRFWNAFWNTTFFTVVTVGLETLIGVAMALIMHKAFRGRALVRAGILVPWAVPTAISALLWRWIFNSNGIANALVGHQILWTTEGFHAKVAVIIAEVWKTAPFIGLLVLAGLQVIPKEVYEAARIDGASALGQFWHITLPLVKPALLVAVLFRCLDALRMFDLPYILVGAQKNSVETLSMLAQNEASNVRFGPASAYAVLLFLYVLLIALAFVRVLGTDLAGDGGAAGKGAGRNRRVRVPALRRAEVTA; encoded by the coding sequence ATGGCCGACATCAAGATCCCGCCCGGAACCGCAGCGGACGCACCCGGGCCGACCGCCCTTCGACCAGGGCGGCATTCCCCGCCGGTGGGCCTCCGGCGACAGCGGGCCAGGGCGACCGCGGGCTCGGGGCGGATGGCGGCACTGCTCGTGTCGCCGACGCTCCTGGTCCTCTCGATCGTCGTGCTCTATCCGACGGTCATGGCGTTGAAGGAGTCGCTGTACGGGACCAAGGGACTCGATCCGAAGACCGGCTTCATCCGCACCACCGAGCCCTTCGTGGGGCTGAGGAACTACGGCGACATCTTCGGCACGGGCGGGGACCGGTTCTGGAACGCCTTCTGGAACACCACCTTCTTCACCGTCGTCACGGTGGGCCTGGAGACGCTGATCGGCGTGGCGATGGCCCTGATCATGCACAAGGCGTTCCGGGGCCGGGCCCTGGTGCGGGCCGGCATCCTCGTACCCTGGGCCGTCCCCACGGCCATCTCCGCCCTGCTGTGGCGATGGATCTTCAACAGCAACGGCATCGCCAACGCCCTCGTCGGACACCAGATCCTGTGGACCACCGAGGGCTTCCACGCCAAGGTCGCCGTGATCATCGCCGAGGTGTGGAAGACCGCCCCCTTCATCGGACTGCTGGTCCTGGCCGGACTGCAGGTGATCCCGAAGGAGGTCTACGAGGCGGCGCGGATCGACGGGGCGAGTGCCCTGGGGCAGTTCTGGCACATCACCCTGCCCCTGGTGAAACCCGCACTGCTGGTGGCGGTCCTGTTCCGGTGCCTGGACGCGCTGCGGATGTTCGACCTGCCGTACATCCTCGTCGGCGCACAGAAGAACTCGGTGGAAACCCTGTCCATGCTCGCGCAGAACGAGGCCTCCAACGTCCGCTTCGGACCGGCCTCCGCCTACGCGGTGCTCCTCTTCCTCTACGTCCTCCTCATCGCGCTCGCCTTCGTCCGCGTGCTCGGCACGGACCTCGCCGGCGACGGCGGTGCCGCAGGCAAAGGCGCCGGCAGGAACAGACGAGTACGTGTCCCGGCGCTGCGCCGTGCGGAGGTGACGGCATGA